The following coding sequences are from one Halobaculum sp. XH14 window:
- a CDS encoding CaiB/BaiF CoA transferase family protein: protein MVGEAEHPSGETGPLDGVTVLDASRVLVGPFCTMQLGDLGADVIKVERPGTGDGTREWHPPRYGDATDSAYYMSVNRNKRSVTLALDTEAGRDAFRELAADADVLVENFRVGHMDDWGLGYADLRERNPGLIYCALSGYGEWGPDRDRPAYDIMMQAEGGLMSITGVDGGAPVRVGVALADVGAGMYATQAVLAALFEREFGDGTGQKVDVSLLDGQAAWMSYMATNYFATGDPPGRMGSKHPNLVPYRAFETADDYAVVAVASEHVWERFCRALDRPDLYADERFETNSDRVANREALDAELEPWFAERGTEVVLARLEAHDVPASGVNDVADVFSHPQVLARGMRASVEHPTAGEVNDPNRQSTAGEVEFPGSPMHLSRTPTTVRRHPPLLGEHTDEVLREHGYSESRIANLYEAGALGERGDE from the coding sequence ATGGTCGGAGAAGCCGAGCACCCGTCCGGGGAGACGGGACCGCTCGACGGCGTGACGGTGCTCGACGCCTCCCGCGTGCTCGTCGGGCCGTTCTGCACGATGCAACTGGGCGATCTGGGCGCGGATGTCATCAAGGTCGAACGGCCGGGCACCGGGGACGGGACCCGCGAGTGGCACCCGCCGCGCTACGGCGACGCCACGGACAGCGCCTACTACATGAGCGTCAACCGGAACAAGCGCTCGGTCACGCTGGCGCTCGACACCGAGGCGGGCCGCGACGCCTTCCGCGAACTGGCCGCCGACGCCGACGTGCTCGTCGAGAACTTCCGTGTCGGCCACATGGACGACTGGGGGCTCGGCTACGCAGACCTGCGCGAGCGCAATCCCGGGCTGATCTACTGTGCGCTCTCGGGCTACGGCGAGTGGGGACCCGACCGCGACCGGCCCGCATACGACATCATGATGCAGGCCGAGGGCGGGCTGATGTCCATCACGGGCGTCGACGGCGGCGCGCCGGTCCGCGTGGGCGTCGCGCTCGCCGACGTCGGGGCGGGGATGTACGCGACCCAGGCCGTCCTCGCCGCGCTGTTCGAGCGGGAGTTCGGCGACGGCACCGGACAGAAAGTCGACGTCAGCCTGCTCGACGGGCAGGCCGCCTGGATGAGCTACATGGCGACGAACTACTTCGCCACGGGCGACCCGCCGGGGCGGATGGGCAGCAAGCACCCGAACCTCGTCCCGTACCGCGCGTTCGAGACGGCCGACGACTACGCCGTCGTCGCGGTCGCCAGCGAGCACGTCTGGGAGCGCTTCTGCCGCGCGCTCGACCGTCCCGACCTCTACGCCGACGAGCGGTTCGAGACGAACAGCGACCGGGTCGCCAACCGCGAGGCGCTCGACGCCGAACTCGAACCGTGGTTCGCCGAGCGCGGGACGGAGGTGGTGCTCGCGCGACTCGAAGCCCACGACGTGCCCGCGAGCGGTGTGAACGACGTGGCCGACGTGTTCTCGCACCCGCAGGTGCTCGCCCGGGGGATGCGCGCGAGCGTCGAGCATCCCACCGCCGGGGAGGTGAACGACCCGAACCGGCAATCGACCGCCGGGGAGGTGGAGTTCCCCGGCAGCCCCATGCACCTCTCGCGGACGCCGACGACCGTCCGCCGCCACCCGCCGCTGCTCGGCGAGCACACCGACGAGGTGCTCCGCGAGCACGGCTACTCGGAGTCACGGATAGCGAACCTGTACGAGGCGGGCGCGCTCGGCGAGCGGGGCGACGAGTAG
- a CDS encoding cupin domain-containing protein, producing MEKVAVDAVENELNPMEVHSVRKPVSRALGTTDFAMNYFELEPGESFSGGLHRHNDQEEVFYVESGTATFDVGVDRESVAVDAGELIRFPPGQFQTGYNDGDERVAGWALGAPGAMHDWDELQSHAYCPECDEERVKDVAMADGRFRLTCTECGNVQE from the coding sequence ATGGAGAAAGTCGCGGTCGATGCCGTCGAGAACGAGTTGAACCCGATGGAGGTCCACAGCGTCCGCAAGCCCGTTTCGCGGGCGCTCGGCACGACCGACTTCGCCATGAACTACTTCGAGCTCGAACCCGGCGAGTCGTTCTCGGGCGGCCTCCACCGCCACAACGACCAGGAGGAGGTGTTCTACGTCGAGTCCGGGACCGCGACGTTCGACGTCGGGGTCGACCGCGAGTCGGTGGCCGTCGACGCGGGCGAACTGATCCGCTTCCCGCCGGGCCAGTTCCAGACGGGGTACAACGACGGCGACGAGCGCGTCGCCGGCTGGGCGCTCGGCGCGCCCGGCGCGATGCACGACTGGGACGAACTCCAGTCGCACGCCTACTGCCCGGAGTGTGACGAAGAGCGCGTCAAGGACGTGGCGATGGCCGACGGCCGGTTCCGGCTGACCTGCACCGAGTGCGGCAACGTCCAGGAGTGA
- a CDS encoding CHY zinc finger protein, whose protein sequence is MPSRLVHGVRVRGVDVDSETRCAHYGTERDVIALRFGCCGEFFPCFECHDAVAEHGSEPWPRDRFDEPAVLCGGCGAELTVEEYRDCDHSCPRCDADFNPGCAEHEDRYFEP, encoded by the coding sequence GTGCCCAGTCGACTCGTCCACGGCGTCCGGGTCCGCGGCGTCGACGTCGACTCCGAGACGCGGTGTGCCCACTACGGGACCGAACGGGACGTGATCGCGCTCCGGTTCGGCTGCTGTGGCGAGTTCTTCCCCTGTTTCGAGTGTCACGACGCGGTGGCCGAACACGGCTCCGAGCCGTGGCCCCGCGACCGGTTCGACGAGCCGGCGGTGCTGTGTGGCGGTTGCGGGGCCGAACTGACGGTCGAGGAGTACCGCGACTGCGACCACTCGTGTCCCCGGTGCGACGCCGATTTCAACCCCGGCTGTGCCGAGCACGAGGACCGATACTTCGAGCCGTGA
- the nikR gene encoding nickel-responsive transcriptional regulator NikR, translating to MTVVSVSMPDELVDRIDEFTEEHGYTGRSELLREASRNLLGEFDDKRLEDRELMGIVTVVFDYEGTAVEERMMQLRHEHEDIVASNLHSHVGDHNCMELFILEGSLEEISAFVGKIRATQDTTTVDYSVTPIDSGDLLE from the coding sequence ATGACGGTCGTCAGCGTCTCGATGCCGGACGAACTGGTCGACAGGATCGACGAGTTCACCGAGGAACACGGCTACACGGGCCGAAGCGAACTGCTGCGGGAGGCCTCCCGCAACCTGCTCGGCGAGTTCGACGACAAGCGCCTGGAGGACCGGGAACTGATGGGCATCGTCACCGTCGTGTTCGACTACGAGGGCACGGCCGTCGAGGAGCGCATGATGCAGTTGCGCCACGAGCACGAGGACATCGTCGCCTCGAACCTCCACAGCCACGTCGGCGACCACAACTGCATGGAACTGTTCATCCTGGAGGGAAGCCTCGAGGAGATCTCCGCGTTCGTCGGCAAGATCCGCGCGACACAGGACACGACCACCGTCGACTACTCGGTGACGCCCATCGACAGCGGCGACCTGCTGGAGTGA
- a CDS encoding VOC family protein, whose product MDPHITIVTLGVEDVDRAIEFYRDGLGLPMQDRNGEEIAFFELEGAMLALYPWGLLAEDATVPPEGSGFRGVTVAHNVADDDAVDAVLAEAEAAGGELVKPGQETDWGGYSGYFADPDGHLWEVAWNPFL is encoded by the coding sequence ATGGACCCGCACATCACGATCGTCACGCTCGGCGTCGAGGACGTCGACCGCGCCATCGAGTTCTACCGCGACGGTCTCGGCCTGCCGATGCAGGACCGGAACGGGGAGGAGATCGCGTTCTTCGAGCTCGAGGGCGCGATGCTCGCGCTCTACCCCTGGGGCCTGCTGGCCGAGGACGCCACCGTCCCGCCCGAGGGGTCCGGGTTCAGGGGCGTCACCGTCGCCCACAACGTCGCCGACGACGACGCGGTCGACGCCGTGCTGGCGGAGGCCGAGGCCGCCGGCGGGGAACTCGTCAAGCCGGGGCAGGAAACCGACTGGGGCGGCTACTCCGGCTACTTCGCCGACCCGGACGGCCACCTGTGGGAGGTTGCCTGGAACCCGTTCCTCTGA
- a CDS encoding GNAT family N-acetyltransferase has product MSNSALDPDSPVRPWESLPPDDAAEPLPTRTATDRRDRELELAAVEYACPEEIGDVVEMYEDFDERHVAQGLPPRGDDALREWLAALARGLHVVARHAGRTVGHATLVPREDEEDEDAGDESAGNGATADEANEAERTTGKREEGAGESGHELAIFVHQDYRGAGVGTRLLETLCSYGERVGVEDVRLLVERHNRPAIRLYDGIGFETTEAWGGTMEMRLDLPAEPGAGE; this is encoded by the coding sequence ATGAGTAATTCAGCCCTCGATCCCGACTCTCCTGTTCGTCCGTGGGAATCGCTTCCGCCCGACGACGCGGCCGAACCGCTCCCGACCCGGACCGCGACCGACCGCCGGGACCGCGAACTCGAACTCGCGGCGGTCGAGTACGCGTGCCCGGAGGAGATCGGCGACGTCGTCGAGATGTACGAGGACTTCGACGAGCGGCACGTCGCGCAGGGGCTGCCGCCCCGCGGCGACGACGCGCTCCGCGAGTGGCTGGCCGCGCTCGCGCGGGGGCTCCACGTCGTCGCCCGCCACGCCGGTCGGACGGTGGGCCACGCGACGCTCGTCCCGCGCGAGGACGAGGAGGACGAGGACGCCGGGGACGAGTCTGCCGGGAACGGAGCGACCGCCGACGAGGCGAACGAAGCGGAGAGGACGACCGGCAAGCGGGAGGAAGGGGCCGGGGAGTCGGGCCACGAACTCGCCATCTTCGTCCACCAGGACTACCGTGGTGCCGGCGTCGGGACGCGGTTGCTGGAGACGCTGTGCTCGTACGGCGAGCGCGTCGGCGTCGAGGACGTCCGGCTGCTCGTCGAACGACACAACCGCCCGGCGATCAGGCTGTACGACGGCATCGGGTTCGAGACGACCGAGGCGTGGGGCGGGACGATGGAGATGCGGCTCGACCTGCCGGCGGAGCCCGGCGCGGGGGAGTAA
- a CDS encoding YqjF family protein, translating to MGLPVAFGWRHLLFENWPVDATLLNDHLPDALPAATHDGSAWLSVVPLTNVHVRPRGLPARAGVRLPELNLRTYVTHDGDPGVYFFSLDAQGVLSVLGARLLHHLPYFYARIDHRVEGDRVRFESRRLHPGSRPARYAVSYRPTGDPFEADPGSLAEFLTERRRLYTQGRDGAVRYTDVEHDRWTLHPAAVTTDENTLFEAGGFAHPESEPVCYYSPGVDVVTGPSRRATPRA from the coding sequence ATGGGACTCCCCGTCGCGTTCGGCTGGCGGCACCTCCTCTTCGAGAACTGGCCCGTGGACGCGACCCTCCTGAACGATCACCTGCCCGACGCCCTCCCGGCCGCGACCCACGACGGCAGCGCCTGGCTCTCGGTCGTCCCGCTCACGAACGTCCACGTCAGGCCGCGCGGCCTCCCGGCCCGGGCCGGCGTTCGGCTCCCGGAGCTGAACCTGCGGACGTACGTCACCCACGACGGCGACCCGGGCGTCTACTTCTTCAGCCTCGACGCCCAGGGCGTCCTCAGCGTCCTCGGCGCCCGCCTCCTCCACCACCTCCCGTACTTCTACGCGCGGATCGACCACCGGGTCGAGGGCGACCGCGTTCGGTTCGAGAGCAGGCGACTCCACCCCGGCTCCCGGCCGGCCCGCTATGCGGTCAGCTATCGGCCGACCGGCGACCCCTTCGAGGCCGACCCAGGGTCGCTGGCCGAGTTCCTGACCGAGCGCCGGCGACTGTACACGCAGGGCCGGGACGGTGCAGTCCGGTACACGGACGTCGAGCACGACCGCTGGACGCTCCACCCGGCCGCCGTCACGACCGACGAGAACACGCTGTTCGAGGCGGGCGGGTTCGCCCACCCGGAGTCCGAGCCGGTGTGCTACTACAGTCCCGGCGTCGACGTCGTCACCGGCCCGAGCAGGCGTGCGACGCCGCGCGCGTGA
- the sod gene encoding superoxide dismutase produces the protein MGEYELDPLPYEYDALEPHISEQVLTWHHDTHHQGYVNGWNAAEETLAENRKSGEFGSSPGAIRNVTHNSSGHILHDLFWQNMSPEGGDEPSGALADRIAEDFGSYEAWKGEFEAAAGNASGWALLVYDTFSNQLRNVVVDKHDQGAIWGGHPILALDVWEHSYYYDYGPARGDFVDAFFEVVDWEEPAARYDQATQLFE, from the coding sequence ATGGGAGAGTACGAACTCGATCCGTTACCGTACGAGTACGACGCGCTGGAACCGCACATCAGCGAGCAGGTGCTGACGTGGCACCACGACACGCACCATCAGGGGTACGTCAACGGCTGGAACGCGGCGGAAGAAACCCTTGCAGAGAACCGTAAATCCGGAGAGTTCGGGTCGTCGCCGGGAGCGATCCGGAACGTGACGCACAACTCGTCGGGCCACATCCTGCACGACCTGTTCTGGCAGAACATGAGCCCGGAGGGCGGCGACGAGCCGTCGGGCGCGCTCGCCGACCGGATCGCCGAGGACTTCGGCTCCTACGAGGCGTGGAAGGGCGAGTTCGAGGCTGCCGCGGGCAACGCCTCGGGCTGGGCGCTGCTCGTCTACGACACGTTCTCGAACCAACTGCGCAACGTGGTCGTGGACAAACACGACCAGGGCGCGATCTGGGGCGGTCACCCCATCCTCGCGCTCGACGTGTGGGAACACTCCTACTACTACGACTACGGCCCCGCACGCGGCGACTTCGTCGACGCGTTCTTCGAAGTCGTCGACTGGGAGGAACCCGCAGCCCGCTACGACCAGGCCACCCAACTGTTCGAGTAA
- a CDS encoding ABC transporter permease — translation MADDADVGTDVDAGRDTDARSPVVSTGGGARTDGGAAAAGPTFTDLDWDEYDGSGFLVTRTTVAFVGSLLALFALFLYDYLFVPKGLLLVGSWNPTVLDWLSLFSAIVLTFYVVVPLASSPRLTKRYGRELLAQPGAKLSLAYLGLFVLAAALGPEVWGGPENAPLWTELRVRGEPSSLPPFWDSTGMAGRNWCPTGVVDGRCHGTTIHPLGTTVRGYDVLAFLLTGARLALKVVVITAVILVPIATVVGSVAAYFGGRVDAVLMRYVDFQQAIPAFIAYFMIQFVYEASVVALVLLFGLLDWDRVARRVRNDASRRSDAGYVVAAESAGASRFDVIRRHLVPNVSGTIVAGLTTQIPFILVMEATFSYLGVVDASTDSWGSAIAAGLSAGGSFDWWAFLFPALMLVCTAYAINHLGNAIYEVLQPHQRIEE, via the coding sequence ATGGCGGACGATGCAGACGTCGGCACCGACGTCGACGCCGGGAGGGACACCGACGCCCGGTCGCCCGTCGTTTCGACGGGGGGAGGTGCCCGAACGGACGGCGGCGCGGCCGCCGCCGGCCCGACGTTCACCGACCTCGACTGGGACGAGTACGACGGGTCGGGCTTCCTCGTCACCCGGACGACCGTCGCGTTCGTGGGGTCGCTGCTGGCGCTGTTCGCGCTGTTCCTCTACGACTACCTGTTCGTCCCGAAGGGGCTGCTGCTCGTCGGAAGCTGGAACCCGACGGTGCTCGACTGGCTCTCGCTGTTCTCGGCCATCGTCCTGACGTTCTACGTCGTCGTGCCGCTGGCGTCGTCGCCGCGGCTCACGAAGCGATACGGGCGGGAACTGCTGGCTCAGCCGGGAGCGAAGCTCAGCCTCGCGTACCTCGGGCTGTTCGTCCTCGCGGCCGCGCTCGGACCGGAGGTGTGGGGCGGCCCGGAGAACGCGCCGCTGTGGACCGAACTCCGCGTGCGGGGCGAGCCGAGTTCGCTCCCGCCGTTCTGGGACTCGACGGGGATGGCGGGCCGGAACTGGTGTCCGACGGGCGTGGTCGACGGGCGGTGTCACGGGACGACGATCCACCCGCTCGGGACGACCGTCCGCGGGTACGACGTGCTCGCGTTCCTCCTTACCGGCGCGCGCCTCGCGCTGAAGGTGGTCGTCATCACCGCCGTCATCCTCGTCCCCATCGCCACCGTCGTCGGCTCCGTGGCGGCGTATTTCGGCGGCCGCGTCGACGCGGTCCTGATGCGCTACGTCGACTTCCAGCAGGCGATCCCGGCGTTCATCGCCTACTTCATGATTCAGTTCGTCTACGAGGCGAGCGTCGTCGCGCTCGTGCTGCTGTTCGGCCTGCTCGACTGGGACCGGGTCGCCCGCCGCGTCCGCAACGACGCCTCGCGCCGCAGCGACGCGGGCTACGTCGTCGCCGCCGAGAGCGCGGGCGCGAGCAGGTTCGACGTCATCCGCCGCCACCTCGTCCCGAACGTCTCGGGGACCATCGTCGCGGGGCTGACGACCCAGATCCCGTTCATCCTCGTGATGGAGGCGACGTTCTCGTATCTCGGCGTCGTCGACGCCTCGACGGACTCGTGGGGGAGCGCCATCGCGGCGGGGCTCTCGGCGGGCGGGTCGTTCGACTGGTGGGCGTTCCTGTTCCCGGCGCTGATGCTGGTCTGTACGGCCTACGCCATCAACCACCTCGGGAACGCGATCTACGAGGTGTTACAGCCCCACCAGCGGATCGAGGAGTGA
- a CDS encoding ABC transporter permease: protein MNRRFLALRVGWTAFAAWLFLTLLFLFLAFTPDPNEALVGWAAGGGEEGAEAQAAYRAVRGRNRPLLARYGGWLVSFLTLNFGPSFAYEASVTEVLSRSIPRTVAYLVPGVVVASALSLASGTAAALRGGRTDRATRALGYLCLSLPAFVLGEGLIILAGETDFGLDALLGYTASAPVTSTGNLLALAPAALVLGVNLYGAQVLWVRTETRDILAEEFVKMLRANGVSPRRVYEHVLRNAASPLLALVVSEVLVVLFVTIYVVEVVLGIPGLGMVSFRGFMERDFGLILTTVTLLVSTALVANLAMDVVSAAIDPRVSGGEG from the coding sequence ATGAACAGGCGGTTCCTCGCGCTCCGGGTCGGCTGGACCGCCTTCGCCGCGTGGCTGTTCCTCACGCTCCTGTTTCTCTTCCTGGCGTTCACGCCGGACCCGAACGAGGCGCTCGTCGGATGGGCGGCCGGCGGCGGCGAGGAGGGCGCGGAGGCCCAGGCGGCCTACCGCGCCGTCCGCGGGCGCAACAGGCCGCTGCTGGCCCGCTACGGGGGCTGGCTCGTCTCCTTTCTCACGCTGAACTTCGGCCCGTCGTTCGCCTACGAGGCGAGCGTCACCGAGGTGCTCTCGCGGTCCATCCCGCGGACGGTCGCGTACCTCGTCCCCGGCGTGGTCGTGGCGAGCGCGCTCAGCCTGGCGAGCGGGACCGCGGCGGCACTGCGTGGCGGTCGCACCGACCGCGCGACCCGGGCGCTCGGCTACCTCTGTCTCAGCCTCCCGGCGTTCGTGCTGGGCGAGGGGCTCATCATCCTCGCGGGCGAGACCGACTTCGGGCTCGACGCGCTGCTGGGCTACACCGCGTCGGCGCCGGTCACGAGCACGGGAAACCTCCTCGCGCTCGCGCCCGCCGCGCTCGTCCTCGGCGTCAACCTCTACGGCGCGCAGGTGCTCTGGGTGCGGACCGAGACGCGGGACATCCTCGCCGAGGAGTTCGTCAAGATGCTCCGGGCCAACGGCGTGTCGCCCCGGCGCGTGTACGAGCACGTCCTCCGGAACGCCGCCTCGCCGCTGCTCGCGCTGGTAGTCTCGGAGGTGCTCGTCGTGCTGTTCGTCACCATCTACGTCGTCGAGGTGGTCCTCGGCATCCCGGGGCTCGGGATGGTCTCGTTCCGCGGGTTCATGGAGCGGGACTTCGGGCTCATCCTCACGACCGTGACGCTGCTCGTCTCGACGGCGCTCGTCGCCAACCTGGCGATGGACGTGGTCTCCGCGGCCATCGATCCGCGGGTCTCGGGGGGTGAGGGGTGA
- a CDS encoding oligopeptide/dipeptide ABC transporter ATP-binding protein — MSDPLLSVEGLEKHYPVSSGLFDRTTGHVRAVDGIDFAVREGEVFGLLGESGCGKSTAARNVLRLEEPTAGTVRFDGADLTAFDDEELRAFRRRAQLVLQNPADSFDPRMTVRQSVAEPLQLHGVRDADVRESVVFDLLDRVGLSADVATRYPRELSGGQKQRAAIARALVLNPDLLVADEPVSALDVSIQAQVLDLLSSLRAELGLSVLLISHDMNVVREVCDRVGVMYAGKLVEVGPTEELFADPAHPYTRALTEAVPTIGGDVGARSGLAGEVPDPADPPDGCRFHPRCPSLIPPDDVALDPARYRRLMRLYVDVREGAVDREGLAERAGADVPTDDLPALVRDAYGLSGIGNGSAPADGPASTAEPALVEAAVGIVRGEREAGVPAAAEPLRSPCMERVPDHVAPGAAPPDSAFPGAAVDGGEETAERRVACHLHREAVASPAEVAPR; from the coding sequence GTGAGCGACCCGCTGCTCTCGGTCGAGGGGTTAGAGAAGCACTACCCGGTGTCGTCGGGCCTCTTCGACCGGACGACCGGCCACGTCCGCGCCGTCGACGGCATCGACTTCGCGGTCCGCGAGGGCGAGGTGTTCGGCCTGCTCGGCGAGTCCGGCTGTGGCAAGTCCACGGCGGCGCGGAACGTGCTCCGGCTGGAGGAACCGACCGCCGGCACGGTCCGGTTCGACGGCGCGGACCTCACGGCGTTCGACGACGAGGAACTGCGAGCGTTCCGCCGCCGGGCACAACTCGTCCTCCAGAACCCGGCCGACAGCTTCGACCCGCGGATGACCGTCCGCCAGTCGGTCGCCGAGCCGCTCCAGCTGCACGGCGTCCGCGACGCCGACGTCCGCGAGTCGGTGGTGTTCGACCTGCTCGACCGGGTCGGCCTCTCGGCCGACGTGGCGACCCGGTACCCGCGCGAACTCTCCGGCGGGCAAAAGCAGCGCGCCGCCATCGCCCGGGCGCTGGTGTTGAACCCGGACCTGCTCGTCGCCGACGAGCCGGTGTCGGCGCTCGACGTCTCCATCCAGGCGCAGGTGCTCGACCTGCTCTCCTCGCTCCGTGCCGAGCTCGGGCTCTCGGTGCTGCTCATCAGCCACGACATGAACGTCGTCCGCGAGGTGTGTGACCGCGTCGGCGTGATGTACGCCGGCAAACTCGTCGAGGTCGGCCCGACCGAGGAGCTGTTCGCCGACCCGGCACACCCGTACACCCGCGCGCTGACCGAGGCGGTGCCGACCATCGGCGGCGACGTCGGCGCCCGGAGCGGGCTGGCCGGCGAGGTGCCCGACCCGGCGGACCCGCCCGACGGCTGCCGGTTCCACCCGCGCTGTCCGTCGCTCATCCCGCCAGATGACGTCGCGCTGGACCCGGCGCGATACCGCCGGCTGATGCGGCTCTACGTCGACGTCCGCGAGGGCGCGGTCGACCGGGAGGGGCTCGCCGAGCGGGCGGGCGCGGACGTCCCGACCGACGACCTGCCGGCGCTCGTCCGTGACGCCTACGGCCTGTCCGGGATCGGGAACGGATCGGCCCCAGCCGACGGACCGGCCTCGACAGCCGAACCGGCGCTCGTCGAGGCCGCCGTCGGCATCGTCCGCGGGGAGCGCGAGGCCGGCGTTCCCGCCGCCGCCGAGCCCCTACGGTCGCCCTGCATGGAACGGGTGCCCGACCACGTCGCCCCCGGGGCCGCGCCACCGGATTCGGCCTTCCCGGGCGCCGCCGTCGACGGCGGCGAAGAAACGGCCGAGCGCCGCGTCGCGTGTCACCTCCACCGTGAGGCCGTCGCGTCTCCCGCGGAGGTGGCTCCCCGATGA
- a CDS encoding ABC transporter ATP-binding protein, with protein MSEELLRVRNLRTTFETNEGTVRAVDGVDLSVAPGETVCIVGESGSGKTVTCESITRLVPSPPATVRAERVEFAGEDLLAAPASRLREIRGNDVGHVFQNPQNALDPVYTVRDQLVEAIRAHGDVGKSAARERAVELLADVGIPNPRDRSDEYPHQFSGGMKQRVLVAMALASDPDLLIADEPTTALDVTTEAQILRLFEELSEERDMAVLLVTHDLGVVYEVADRVVVMYGGTVMETGTAESVFGNPAHPYTRGLLASLPGQGGEMRPIEGEPPDPADPPAGCRFHPRCPDAVDACRGGERPPLHRLGRAEGRRAACVYYDDGVEADPAALDDAAPTGVEQ; from the coding sequence ATGAGCGAGGAACTGCTGCGCGTCCGGAACCTCCGGACGACGTTCGAGACGAACGAGGGCACCGTCCGCGCTGTCGACGGCGTCGACCTCTCGGTCGCCCCCGGCGAGACGGTCTGCATCGTCGGCGAGTCCGGCTCCGGCAAGACGGTCACCTGCGAGTCGATCACCCGACTCGTCCCGAGCCCGCCGGCGACCGTCCGCGCCGAGCGGGTGGAGTTCGCCGGCGAGGACCTCCTCGCCGCGCCCGCCTCCCGGCTCCGCGAGATCCGCGGGAACGACGTCGGCCACGTGTTCCAGAACCCGCAGAACGCGCTCGACCCGGTGTATACCGTCCGCGACCAGCTCGTCGAGGCGATCCGCGCCCACGGTGACGTCGGCAAATCCGCCGCCCGCGAGCGCGCCGTCGAACTGCTCGCAGACGTTGGCATTCCGAACCCCCGCGACCGCTCGGACGAGTACCCCCACCAGTTCTCCGGCGGCATGAAACAGCGCGTGCTCGTGGCGATGGCGCTGGCCTCGGACCCCGACCTGCTCATCGCGGACGAGCCGACCACGGCGCTGGACGTGACGACCGAGGCGCAGATCCTGCGGCTGTTCGAGGAGCTGAGCGAGGAGCGCGACATGGCGGTCCTGCTCGTCACCCACGACCTGGGCGTCGTCTACGAGGTCGCCGACCGCGTCGTCGTCATGTACGGCGGGACGGTGATGGAGACGGGCACCGCCGAGTCGGTGTTCGGGAACCCGGCCCACCCGTACACGCGGGGGCTGCTCGCCAGCCTCCCCGGCCAGGGCGGCGAGATGCGCCCCATCGAGGGCGAGCCGCCGGACCCGGCGGACCCGCCCGCCGGCTGTCGGTTCCACCCGCGCTGTCCCGACGCGGTCGACGCCTGCCGGGGCGGCGAGCGGCCGCCGCTCCATCGGCTCGGCCGGGCGGAGGGTCGCCGTGCCGCCTGCGTCTACTACGACGACGGCGTCGAGGCCGACCCGGCAGCGCTGGACGACGCCGCGCCGACGGGGGTGGAGCAGTGA
- a CDS encoding FAD-dependent oxidoreductase: protein MDGSEASADVVVVGGGPTGCSAAVFAARYGLETLVFDRGNSSLARCAYLENYLGFPAGIDVGTFTDLAQAQVAESGGEVVPDLVERVERADEGGFLVETQEGRTVRAEAVVATTKYDADYLRPLDDEAAMFETHEHGGEEHEHFDGEYPDDDGRTPIEGLYVAGPMAGAADQAIVAAGHGASVARELLRDRRREQGYWDPVDGYWDWLRRRSEIDDEGSVREHWREWAAEQAPDGVDISEEPYDRICEREIDRRLDAYLDQETIEGRAEDGKRRLAEHLPDDLLLEVVADDRIRTYADSLPADAAE from the coding sequence GTGGACGGGTCCGAGGCGTCCGCGGACGTGGTCGTCGTCGGCGGCGGGCCGACGGGCTGTTCGGCGGCGGTGTTCGCCGCGCGCTACGGGCTGGAGACGCTCGTGTTCGACCGCGGGAACTCCTCGCTGGCCCGCTGTGCGTACCTGGAGAACTACCTCGGCTTCCCCGCCGGCATCGACGTCGGGACGTTCACCGACCTGGCCCAGGCCCAGGTCGCCGAGTCGGGCGGCGAGGTCGTCCCGGACCTCGTCGAGCGGGTCGAGCGCGCGGACGAGGGCGGCTTCCTCGTCGAGACCCAGGAGGGCCGGACGGTCCGGGCCGAGGCGGTCGTGGCGACGACGAAGTACGACGCCGACTACCTGCGCCCGCTCGACGACGAGGCGGCGATGTTCGAGACGCACGAGCACGGCGGCGAGGAGCACGAGCACTTCGACGGCGAGTACCCGGACGACGACGGACGGACGCCGATCGAGGGGCTCTACGTCGCCGGGCCGATGGCGGGCGCGGCCGACCAGGCCATCGTCGCCGCCGGCCACGGGGCCAGCGTGGCGCGCGAACTGCTCCGCGACCGCCGGCGCGAGCAGGGCTACTGGGACCCGGTCGACGGCTACTGGGACTGGCTCCGCCGCCGGAGCGAGATCGACGACGAGGGGAGCGTCCGCGAGCACTGGCGCGAGTGGGCCGCCGAGCAGGCCCCAGACGGCGTGGACATCTCCGAGGAGCCGTACGACCGGATCTGCGAGCGGGAGATCGACCGCCGCCTCGACGCCTACCTCGACCAGGAGACGATCGAGGGGCGGGCCGAGGACGGCAAGCGCCGGCTCGCCGAGCACCTGCCGGACGACCTGCTGCTCGAGGTCGTCGCCGACGACAGGATCCGGACGTACGCCGACTCGCTCCCGGCGGACGCGGCGGAGTAA